Part of the Arthrobacter globiformis genome is shown below.
CCGCATTAACGCGTGGGAGAGCCGTTTGGCGTCCTTCATCTCGCTGCACCCGGACAACCCCGTCACTGAAAGCGGCGTCCTAAGCGAGTTCTCCGGGCACGGTTTCAGGTCAAGATTTGGAAGGAAGCGCGCAGACCTCGCCCACCAGTGGATCGATCCGGCCGTCGCCGCAGGCCCCTGGATCCTCGCCTGCGCGGCCGTAGTGGCCATTGCCAGAAAGCTGCGGCGGCACAAGGCCTGACCGCCCCGACTAAAACGCGATTGTCCTGCTCAGACGGATGGGACAGCTTGACGGCACGCGCAGCACGGACTAAACAATAAGTAGCCTTAGTAATTGTTCACGTCCTGCACGAGGAGGAATTGCCATGAGTGAGAAGCCAGGTAACCAGACGCCGAACACCCCCGATGTCAGCGAGACCGAGCTGCGGGAGATGAAGGTGGATGAGCTCCGGCAGGAGGCGAAGGACGAAAACATCAGCGGAACTTCGGGCATGCGCAAGGAGGAGCTCGTGAAGGAAGTTGCAGGCGCCCGTTCCGAAGCCGGCGCCAGCCGTGGAAGCGAAGATACGGACACCGACGCCGACGATCTGGGCGCCGGCCCCGAAGGCGGGAAGATCCGGCACGGCGACGCCTCATCCAGCTCGTTGAAGTATTCGCAGGAGGTCACCTCCACCGAGGATGAGCCCGAACGTGAAGGCCGCAGCCTGGCCACGACCCACCACGAGGTCATCCGGCAGTGGGCCGAAGAACGCGGCGGAGTCCCGGCCACTGTTGAAGGCACTGAACACGGCGATCACCTGGGCGTGCTGCGGATAGATTTTGGCGGCAACGACAGCAATTTACGCCGCGTCAGCTGGGAGGAATGGTTCAAAACGTTTGACGGCCGCCGCCTTAATTTCATCTACCAGGAACAGCGCACTGACGGAACGCAGTCCAACTTCTTCCGGCTAGAAAACCCGGAACGTGAAGACGCCTAGGGGCGCCAGGGGCCTGCGATTTTGGCTCCTCGCCCTTCTCGCGCTTTCGGGAGGCGTACTTTCGGGGTGCGCCGCTGAGGGAACGGAGGCCGCAGAAGCGGCCGAGGCATTCCACCGGGATGTGGCCAGTTCCGATATGACGGCGGCCTGCTCGCGGCTCCAGTCCAAGACGCGGGAGGAGACGGCACGGTCGAGTGATGCCGGCACCTGCGAGAGCCAGCTGGAAAAGGCCAACATCCCGGACCCGGGAAAGCTGCTGAGCACCGAACAGTTCGGCCGTGACGCGTTCATTGAGTTCGAGAACGACACAGTTTTCCTGGCCGCCTCCGACGCGGGTTGGAGAATCACGGGCGCAGGCTGCACCGCGAACGGGGAAGAAGCCCCGTACACCTGCGAAGTAGGAGGCAAATAGAATGCGCTGGAGCTTTGCCCTGTACCTCATCCTGATCTTCGGCGGACTCGCCTACATGGCCGCCGTCGGTCTTGTTCGGGGATAGGCGGACCGTGAAAAAAGCACTCAGAAACAACGGCCTCAGCCTCTTCTTCGGCCTTATCTTCCTCTTGGCCCTGCTGGGTCAGGCGCTCACCGGCCATGCCCTCTTCAACGAGGAGCAGGTGGCTTCCGGACTGGAAGAAATCAGCTTCGCCCAGTACCTGGTGTCGTCTAACTTCGCCGTGGACGTCTCCGAAAACTGGCAGTCCGAATACCTGCAGTTCCTGCTCTACATCTTCGCGACCATCTGGCTGGTCCAGAAGGGATCGCCGGAGTCGAAGGAACTGAACGAGCCCGGCCCGGAGTCGGACCAGGAACAGCTCGTGGGCGAGTACAGCAACGCCAAGTCCCCGAAGTGGGCCCGCGTCTCCGGCTGGCGGCGCACCCTGTACTCCAACTCCCTGGGACTGACGATGGGTTTGATCTTCGTCCTGTCATGGCTGGTCCAGTCGATTGCCGGCAACAGCAACTACAACCAGGAGCAGATCCAGAACTTCCAGCAGCCCGTCAGCTGGGCGGAGTACATTGCGTCGCCCGAGTTCTGGAACCGCACCCTGCAGAACTGGCAGTCCGA
Proteins encoded:
- a CDS encoding Rho termination factor N-terminal domain-containing protein, encoding MSEKPGNQTPNTPDVSETELREMKVDELRQEAKDENISGTSGMRKEELVKEVAGARSEAGASRGSEDTDTDADDLGAGPEGGKIRHGDASSSSLKYSQEVTSTEDEPEREGRSLATTHHEVIRQWAEERGGVPATVEGTEHGDHLGVLRIDFGGNDSNLRRVSWEEWFKTFDGRRLNFIYQEQRTDGTQSNFFRLENPEREDA
- a CDS encoding DUF6766 family protein — encoded protein: MKKALRNNGLSLFFGLIFLLALLGQALTGHALFNEEQVASGLEEISFAQYLVSSNFAVDVSENWQSEYLQFLLYIFATIWLVQKGSPESKELNEPGPESDQEQLVGEYSNAKSPKWARVSGWRRTLYSNSLGLTMGLIFVLSWLVQSIAGNSNYNQEQIQNFQQPVSWAEYIASPEFWNRTLQNWQSEFLAVGSMVVLSIYLRQRGSPESKPVGSAHDDTGTTG